One Meleagris gallopavo isolate NT-WF06-2002-E0010 breed Aviagen turkey brand Nicholas breeding stock chromosome 11, Turkey_5.1, whole genome shotgun sequence genomic region harbors:
- the LOC100540856 gene encoding intestinal-type alkaline phosphatase-like yields MRLLVPLTLCLGLWAELGAAVIPVEEEDPTFWNRKAAAALNATLKIEPRMTEAKNLIIFLGDGFGVPSITATRILKGQLKGNLGPETPLALDSFPYVALSKTYTVDRVVPDSAGTATAYLCGVKGNYKTVGLSAAARYGQCNTTKGNEVISVLERARNAGKAVGIVTTSRVQHASPSGTYAHVVDRNWYADASMPAEAIAEGCKDIAWQLVHNVDINVILGGGRIYMTPAGTPDPEYPEYSSENGIRNDGQNLIDMWLSKQQGARYVWNRTEMLAAAADPSVTYLMGLFEPMDMKYEMVHNSTLDPSLTEMTEAAINVLSRNPNGFYLFVEGGRIDHGHHEGMAQRALTEAVEFDTAIERAGELLDEADTLTVVTADHSHVFSFGGYTLRGTSIFGLAPLQATDQKNYTSILYGNGPGYPGATRPDVNSSIAEEFSYMQQAAVPLSSETHGGEDVAILAKGPMAYLFHGVQEQNYIAHAMAYAACLEPYENCRQRTNAAPSAHLTPLALLLPALLLSLFH; encoded by the exons ATGCGGCTGCTGGTACCCCTTACCCTCTGCCTTGGCCTCTGGGCAGAGCTTGGTGCTGCCGTCATCCCAG TGGAGGAGGAGGATCCAACCTTCTGGAACAggaaggcagctgctgccctcaATGCCACCCTCAAGATTGAGCCGAGGATGACTGAAGCCAAAAACCTCATCATCTTCCTTGGAGATG GATTTGGGGTCCCCAGCATCACAGCCACTCGGATACTGAAGGGGCAGTTGAAGGGGAACCTGGGACCCGAAACCCCCCTTGCTCTGGATTCTTTCCCCTACGTGGCTCTCTCCAAG ACATACACTGTGGACCGGGTGGTTCCTGACAGCGCGGGCACAGCCACTGCCTACCTGTGTGGGGTGAAGGGCAACTACAAGACGGTGGGGCTGAGCGCGGCCGCACGCTATGGCCAATGCAACACCACCAAGGGCAACGAGGTGATCTCAGTGCTGGAGCGAGCCCGTAATGCTG GGAAGGCAGTGGGCATCGTGACGACCTCTCGGGTGCAGCACGCATCACCCTCGGGGACCTACGCACACGTGGTGGATCGCAACTGGTACGCGGACGCCAGCATGCCGGCTGAGGCCATAGCAGAGGGCTGCAAGGACATCGCCTGGCAGCTGGTGCACAACGTGGACATCAAC GTGATCCTGGGAGGCGGTCGGATATACATGACCCCCGCGGGGACACCAGATCCTGAGTATCCTGAATACAGCTCCGAGAATGGGATACGGAATGATGGGCAGAACCTCATTGACATGTGGCTGTCAAAACAGCAG GGTGCCCGCTATGTCTGGAACAGGACAGAGATGCTGGCTGCCGCTGCAGACCCCAGCGTGACTTATCTGATGG GTCTCTTTGAGCCCATGGACATGAAGTATGAAATGGTGCACAATTCCACCCTGGATCCCTCTCTCACTGAGATGACAGAGGCAGCCATCAACGTCCTGAGCAGGAACCCCAATGGCTTCTACCTCTTTGTGGAAG GCGGGAGGATCGACCACGGCCACCACGAGGGCATGGCACAGCGGGCACTGACGGAGGCGGTGGAGTTTGACACGGCCATTGAGCGGGCAGGCGAGCTGCTGGACGAGGCGGACACACTGACTGTGGTCACTGCTGACCATTCACACGTCTTCTCCTTTGGTGGCTACACCCTGCGTGGCACCTCTATCTTTG GCTTGGCCCCTCTACAAGCCACCGACCAGAAGAACTACACCTCCATCCTCTATGGGAATGGGCCAGGCTACCCAGGTGCCACCCGGCCTGATGTGAACAGCAGCATTGCTG aggaattcagttacaTGCAGCAGGCGGCTGTCCCCCTCAGCTCGGAGACCCACGGGGGTGAGGATGTGGCCATCCTGGCCAAAGGCCCCATGGCCTACCTTTTCCACGGGGTGCAGGAGCAGAACTACATCGCCCACGCCATGGCCTACGCCGCCTGCCTTGAGCCCTATGAAAACTGCCGCCAGCGCACCAATGCTGCACCCTCAGCCCACCTCACCCCCCTGGCTCTGCTTCTGCCTGCTTTGCTCTTATCCCTCTTCCACTGA